From Candidatus Angelobacter sp., the proteins below share one genomic window:
- a CDS encoding alkaline phosphatase family protein has product MNALLKLSPAVGLLLLSACVSRSPTVVRHPPADLPGQRPDGSVLLPNQWSLRPVGRQIVLGDFPVNIAVHPGNRFIAVLHSGHGRHEIAVVDITAGKVIGEFAVDESFYGIEFSRDGRELFCSGAGDEVIHRFAFQDGYLAEPKAFKVRDATERGIPAGLALSADARKLFVANVWGQRISQVDLDGAAKVTDITLGSAGVSPAAPATATPADEDTAAATKRAQAAQEKISDDSPFPYACRLDEKRQRLYVSLWAKAAVAVIDLKTSQVIDRWPAQEHPCEMVLTSSGKVLFVANAARNSVTVLDTGSGKALETLTASLYPGLPPGSTPNSLALSPDEKTLFVANADNNNIAVFDVTTPGKSRSLGFIPAGWYPTSVRVTPDGKRLLVANGKGIIPKANPHGPQPMNEPPASVREYIGGLFRGTLSVIDLQPREKLEEQLASWTAQAYRCSPIKADLRAGGSPASGNPVPAKVGDPSPIKYCIYVIKENRTYDQVLGDMPEGNGDPALCLFGERITPNHHQLARDFVLLDNFYVESEVSADGHEWTMGAYATDFVEKFWPLSYGHNKHGKYPYPAEGNFSVARPAGGYLWDRAREAGVSYRSYGEFINNGKTSNDPGKSRVATLQDHFDESYRGFDLDYSDQKRADRFIAELKRFEKEGEMPRLQIVRLPNDHTHGTTIGKHTPFALVADNDLALGRFVEAVSRSKFWPQTAIFVVEDDAQNGPDHVDAHRTIAFVISPYTRRGAADSTMYSTSSMLRTMELILGLRPMSQYDAAAMPMFNSFHAKPDLRPYKTLAANVDLNERNTKLAWGSGLSKKMNFAKEDAADDLLLNEVIWRSVRGAHNPMPAPVRAAFVFAHEKDGDDDD; this is encoded by the coding sequence ATGAATGCGTTGTTGAAATTATCACCGGCCGTCGGCTTGCTTTTGCTCTCAGCGTGCGTCTCACGGTCGCCGACGGTTGTCCGTCATCCGCCCGCCGACCTCCCCGGCCAGCGTCCGGACGGTTCGGTGCTGCTGCCGAATCAGTGGTCGTTGCGGCCGGTGGGACGACAGATTGTGTTGGGGGATTTTCCGGTGAACATCGCCGTGCATCCGGGGAACCGCTTCATCGCGGTGTTGCACAGTGGCCACGGTCGGCATGAGATCGCGGTCGTTGACATTACGGCCGGCAAGGTGATCGGCGAATTCGCCGTGGATGAATCGTTTTACGGAATTGAATTTTCGCGCGATGGGAGAGAGTTGTTTTGCAGCGGCGCCGGGGACGAAGTCATCCATCGTTTTGCCTTCCAGGACGGTTACCTGGCGGAGCCGAAGGCGTTCAAAGTGCGCGACGCGACGGAACGCGGAATTCCAGCGGGACTGGCGCTGAGCGCCGACGCCAGAAAGTTGTTTGTTGCGAACGTCTGGGGGCAGCGGATTTCGCAGGTGGACCTCGACGGCGCGGCGAAGGTGACCGACATCACATTGGGTTCCGCGGGCGTGTCGCCAGCCGCCCCCGCCACAGCGACCCCTGCTGATGAGGATACCGCTGCGGCAACGAAACGGGCGCAGGCGGCGCAGGAAAAGATTTCCGACGATTCGCCATTCCCCTACGCCTGCCGGCTGGATGAAAAGCGGCAACGCCTCTATGTCAGCCTCTGGGCGAAGGCAGCCGTGGCTGTCATTGATCTGAAGACCAGCCAGGTCATTGATCGCTGGCCGGCCCAGGAACATCCCTGTGAAATGGTCCTCACCAGTTCCGGAAAAGTCCTGTTTGTGGCCAACGCGGCCCGCAACAGCGTGACGGTCCTCGACACCGGAAGCGGAAAGGCGCTCGAAACGCTCACGGCCTCGCTGTATCCCGGGTTGCCGCCCGGTTCGACACCGAACAGTCTTGCGCTTTCGCCCGACGAAAAGACCTTGTTTGTTGCCAACGCCGATAACAACAACATCGCGGTGTTCGACGTCACCACACCGGGCAAAAGCCGCTCGCTGGGTTTTATTCCCGCGGGTTGGTATCCGACTTCCGTTCGCGTGACACCTGACGGCAAACGGCTGCTGGTTGCGAACGGCAAGGGGATAATTCCGAAAGCCAACCCGCACGGCCCGCAACCGATGAACGAACCGCCCGCCAGTGTCCGCGAATACATCGGCGGACTGTTCCGCGGCACGTTGAGCGTGATTGATCTCCAACCGCGCGAGAAACTGGAGGAGCAACTGGCGTCGTGGACCGCGCAGGCCTACCGGTGCAGCCCAATCAAGGCGGACCTGCGCGCGGGCGGAAGTCCCGCGTCGGGCAATCCCGTCCCGGCGAAGGTCGGCGACCCAAGCCCGATCAAGTACTGCATTTATGTCATCAAGGAAAACCGCACGTATGACCAGGTGCTCGGCGACATGCCGGAAGGCAACGGCGATCCCGCCCTTTGTCTGTTTGGGGAGCGCATCACGCCCAACCACCATCAACTGGCCCGCGATTTCGTCTTGCTGGACAACTTTTACGTGGAGAGCGAGGTCAGCGCCGACGGCCACGAGTGGACCATGGGCGCGTACGCGACCGATTTCGTGGAAAAATTCTGGCCGCTCAGCTACGGGCACAACAAACACGGCAAGTATCCCTATCCGGCGGAAGGCAATTTTTCGGTGGCGCGTCCAGCCGGGGGTTATTTGTGGGACCGGGCGCGCGAAGCCGGCGTCAGCTACCGCAGCTACGGCGAGTTTATCAACAACGGCAAGACCTCGAATGATCCGGGCAAATCGCGTGTGGCGACGCTTCAGGACCACTTCGACGAATCATATCGCGGCTTCGACCTCGACTATTCCGACCAGAAGCGCGCTGACCGCTTCATCGCAGAACTGAAACGGTTCGAGAAGGAAGGGGAGATGCCGCGCCTGCAAATCGTCCGCCTGCCCAACGACCACACTCACGGAACCACGATTGGCAAGCACACGCCGTTCGCGCTTGTGGCGGACAACGATCTCGCGCTCGGGCGTTTCGTTGAGGCCGTCAGTCGTTCGAAGTTCTGGCCGCAGACCGCCATCTTTGTGGTTGAGGACGACGCGCAGAACGGCCCGGACCACGTGGACGCGCATCGCACGATTGCGTTCGTCATCAGTCCTTACACGCGGCGCGGCGCGGCGGATTCCACGATGTATTCGACGAGCAGCATGTTGCGAACGATGGAACTCATCCTGGGTTTGCGGCCGATGTCGCAATACGACGCGGCCGCGATGCCGATGTTTAATTCGTTCCATGCGAAACCGGATTTGCGGCCCTACAAAACGCTGGCGGCGAACGTGGACTTGAATGAGCGGAACACGAAGCTGGCGTGGGGAAGCGGCCTCTCTAAAAAGATGAACTTTGCGAAAGAAGACGCCGCGGATGATCTGCTGCTGAACGAAGTCATCTGGCGTTCTGTGCGCGGCGCGCATAATCCCATGCCCGCGCCCGTGCGCGCGGCGTTTGTGTTCGCGCACGAGAAGGATGGCGATGATGACGACTGA
- a CDS encoding prepilin-type N-terminal cleavage/methylation domain-containing protein codes for MNPPATGFRLRPPRRTAFTLIELLVVIAIIAILAALLLPALASAKERARRAACKNNIRQFIVAAHLYGGDYTDKLPSGLSELGNGTDEHIPIISTATRNSIVRYSSTMKILHCPNLGKPFKPIEGWFESGYGFVIGYNYLGGHTNTPWPQLAPGFLAWISPQKLIEDSSLPLVTDMNDWSPGYKKSFAPHGARGPILREGDFSNSGANGASPRDIGAVGGNVGLLDGSVNWKPIAQMKQYQGSHLWGTDGCLGQW; via the coding sequence ATGAATCCGCCCGCAACTGGCTTCCGGTTGAGACCGCCCCGACGAACAGCCTTCACGCTCATCGAACTTCTGGTGGTCATCGCGATCATCGCCATCCTCGCGGCGCTGCTGTTGCCGGCGCTCGCCAGCGCAAAGGAACGTGCCCGGCGCGCGGCCTGCAAAAACAACATCCGACAGTTCATTGTCGCGGCCCATTTGTACGGGGGTGATTACACCGACAAGCTGCCAAGCGGGTTGTCCGAGTTGGGCAACGGCACGGACGAGCACATTCCCATCATCTCGACGGCCACGCGCAATTCGATCGTCCGATATTCAAGCACGATGAAAATCCTCCATTGCCCGAACCTGGGCAAACCGTTCAAACCGATCGAGGGCTGGTTTGAGTCCGGTTACGGCTTTGTGATCGGCTACAATTATCTTGGCGGTCACACGAACACGCCCTGGCCACAGTTGGCGCCGGGTTTCCTCGCCTGGATTTCACCGCAGAAGCTTATCGAAGACAGCTCTCTTCCGTTGGTGACCGACATGAACGACTGGTCGCCCGGCTACAAGAAGAGCTTCGCGCCCCACGGCGCGCGCGGTCCGATTTTGCGCGAGGGGGACTTTTCCAACTCCGGTGCGAACGGCGCGTCACCACGGGACATCGGCGCGGTCGGAGGCAACGTCGGCCTGCTGGACGGCTCGGTGAACTGGAAGCCCATCGCACAGATGAAGCAGTATCAAGGGTCGCATTTGTGGGGCACGGACGGCTGCCTGGGGCAGTGGTAA
- a CDS encoding long-chain fatty acid--CoA ligase produces the protein MKPVDRFIEFNSRLQEFIARRRADDALFNQLALGLFALQFEHVAPYRQLCLARRVAPGGVAHWGAIPAVPAAAFKDFEMTSLPVEDRPVVFHSSGTTEQRPGRHFHNIHSLAVYESSLLPWFKSHVLPDAKRIGFILLTPPPVLAPRSSLVRMFECVRREFGSPDSVFVGETGTGGAWELNHELVVAALRQATGTRRPVALLGAAFSFVHLLDHLSEHALRFDLPPGSRVMETGGYKGRSRTLPKAELHARITDLLGVPDSQIICEYGMSELGSQAYDGAAGIPGPSSPRIFRFPPWARARIVSPETGREVGDNETGLIQVFDLANLRSVMAIQTEDLGTRRDDGFELAGRAARAEPRGCSLMMS, from the coding sequence ATGAAACCCGTCGATCGCTTTATCGAATTCAATTCGCGCCTTCAGGAATTCATCGCCCGTCGCCGCGCGGACGATGCGCTGTTCAACCAACTCGCCCTCGGGCTGTTTGCCCTGCAATTCGAACACGTCGCGCCGTACCGCCAATTGTGCCTTGCCCGCCGTGTAGCGCCTGGCGGCGTCGCTCATTGGGGCGCGATTCCCGCCGTCCCGGCCGCCGCGTTCAAGGATTTTGAAATGACCAGTCTGCCGGTTGAGGACCGGCCGGTTGTTTTCCACTCGAGTGGCACGACGGAACAGCGGCCCGGCCGGCACTTCCACAACATCCACTCGCTGGCGGTTTATGAGTCCTCCCTTCTGCCGTGGTTCAAATCTCATGTGCTGCCGGACGCGAAGCGGATTGGCTTCATCCTCCTGACCCCCCCGCCCGTCCTTGCGCCTCGCTCATCGCTCGTGCGCATGTTTGAATGCGTGCGCCGCGAGTTCGGTTCTCCCGATTCTGTGTTTGTCGGAGAGACGGGAACCGGCGGAGCTTGGGAGTTGAATCATGAATTGGTGGTGGCCGCGCTGCGCCAGGCAACCGGAACGCGGCGTCCGGTTGCGCTGCTCGGCGCCGCCTTTTCATTCGTGCATCTGCTCGATCATTTGTCTGAACACGCGCTTCGTTTTGATCTGCCACCAGGCTCGCGCGTGATGGAGACCGGCGGTTACAAGGGCCGCTCGCGGACCCTGCCCAAAGCCGAACTGCACGCGCGCATCACAGACCTGCTCGGCGTTCCCGATTCGCAAATCATCTGCGAATACGGAATGAGCGAGCTTGGCTCTCAGGCCTACGACGGTGCCGCCGGCATTCCTGGTCCGTCTTCGCCACGCATCTTTCGTTTTCCGCCCTGGGCACGCGCGCGAATCGTCTCTCCGGAAACCGGCCGGGAAGTTGGCGACAACGAAACGGGTTTGATCCAGGTTTTCGACCTCGCAAATCTTCGATCCGTCATGGCGATACAGACCGAGGATCTAGGGACCCGCCGCGATGACGGGTTTGAGCTGGCGGGCCGCGCCGCGCGCGCCGAACCGCGCGGCTGCTCGCTTATGATGTCCTGA
- a CDS encoding PQQ-binding-like beta-propeller repeat protein: MRWWPAFLVLASAGLAIFYFLVIREDSRQWRNLDAMVTCIAAVLLLLLWMLFLSRLRWKVRLLLSGSVAGLIGLAVAMFRIHGVTGDLLPIFRFRWSRPPSSTLLSPGGKIASVRRPAAPDASISSGNEFSQFLGPHRNAVLPDGPALARDWKAQPPVKLWRQPIGAGWSGFAIAGDRAVTQEQRGEEELVVCYELLTGRPLWSHADKARYFTTLAGEGPRATPAIKGDKVVTLGSTGILNCLDLASGRGIWSRNIVADNSSRAPEWGVAGSPLVLDDLVIVNPGGKDGRSLVAYRLSDGAFAWGGGDDNASYSSPCVATISDVRQILIFNQHAIFGHAAVDGKVLWRHPWDSHQPHVALPVVLDGNRVFVSSGYGVGSELLVITRDSSGIFSAARLWKTNRLKSKFNNVVTRNGYVYGLDDGILCCLDLSTGELKWKDGRYGHGQFLLVRDALLITAENGDIVLVDPVPTERRELTKFRALDGKTWNPPALVGDLLLVRNDQEAACYRLPLVR; the protein is encoded by the coding sequence GTGCGTTGGTGGCCGGCGTTCCTGGTCCTTGCATCGGCCGGTCTGGCGATCTTCTACTTTCTCGTCATTCGCGAAGATTCGCGGCAGTGGCGCAATCTCGACGCGATGGTGACGTGCATCGCCGCCGTTCTGTTGTTGCTGCTGTGGATGTTGTTTCTGTCGCGATTGCGCTGGAAAGTGCGCTTGCTCCTGTCCGGCAGTGTGGCGGGGTTGATTGGGCTGGCGGTGGCAATGTTCAGAATTCATGGCGTTACCGGCGACCTGCTTCCGATCTTCCGTTTCCGATGGTCGCGCCCCCCTTCATCCACTTTGTTGTCACCCGGCGGCAAAATCGCGTCCGTACGACGGCCGGCCGCTCCCGACGCGTCTATCTCTTCCGGCAACGAATTCTCACAGTTCCTCGGCCCGCATCGCAACGCGGTGCTGCCGGACGGACCGGCCCTCGCGCGCGACTGGAAGGCGCAACCGCCGGTGAAACTCTGGCGCCAGCCAATCGGAGCCGGCTGGTCCGGTTTCGCGATTGCCGGAGATCGCGCCGTGACCCAGGAACAGCGCGGTGAGGAAGAACTGGTTGTTTGCTACGAACTTCTGACCGGCAGGCCGCTCTGGTCGCACGCCGACAAGGCGCGCTACTTCACGACCTTGGCCGGCGAAGGACCCCGCGCCACGCCCGCCATCAAGGGCGACAAAGTTGTGACGCTCGGGAGCACCGGCATTCTGAACTGTCTCGACCTCGCCTCTGGCCGTGGGATTTGGAGCAGGAACATCGTCGCCGATAATTCCAGCCGCGCGCCCGAATGGGGTGTGGCAGGGTCGCCGTTGGTGTTGGACGACCTCGTGATTGTGAATCCCGGAGGCAAAGACGGGCGGTCGCTGGTTGCGTATCGTTTGAGCGATGGCGCGTTCGCCTGGGGCGGCGGCGATGACAACGCGAGTTACAGTTCGCCCTGCGTCGCGACCATCAGTGACGTCCGTCAAATTCTGATCTTCAACCAGCATGCGATTTTCGGTCATGCCGCAGTGGACGGCAAAGTCCTGTGGCGGCATCCCTGGGACTCCCACCAGCCACACGTCGCGCTGCCAGTCGTTCTCGACGGCAACCGCGTGTTCGTGAGCAGCGGTTATGGAGTCGGGAGCGAGCTTCTGGTAATCACCCGGGACAGCTCCGGCATTTTTTCCGCCGCGCGCCTTTGGAAAACGAACCGGCTCAAGTCGAAGTTCAACAACGTGGTCACCCGCAACGGTTATGTTTACGGCCTCGATGACGGCATTCTTTGCTGTCTCGACCTCTCAACGGGCGAGCTGAAGTGGAAGGACGGCCGCTACGGTCACGGTCAGTTTCTTCTTGTTCGAGACGCCCTGCTCATCACCGCCGAGAACGGAGACATTGTACTGGTGGATCCGGTGCCAACGGAACGGCGCGAGTTGACAAAATTCCGGGCGCTGGACGGCAAAACATGGAACCCGCCGGCGTTGGTCGGCGACCTTCTCCTCGTGCGCAATGATCAGGAGGCAGCGTGTTACCGGCTTCCTTTGGTCCGGTGA
- the queD gene encoding 6-carboxytetrahydropterin synthase QueD, translating to MKIELRKTFQFEAAHLLPHLPETHKCRRLHGHSFKVEIVTAGECDPRLGWLMDYADISEAFKPLMERLDHRYLNEIPGLENPTSENIAVWIWERLKPGLPLLTEIVVAETCVSRCVYRGE from the coding sequence ATGAAAATCGAACTGCGAAAGACCTTTCAATTTGAAGCGGCCCACCTGCTGCCACATCTGCCGGAAACTCACAAATGCCGCCGGTTGCATGGCCACAGTTTCAAGGTGGAAATCGTCACGGCAGGCGAATGTGACCCGCGACTCGGCTGGCTGATGGATTACGCGGACATCTCGGAAGCGTTCAAACCGCTCATGGAGCGGCTCGATCATCGTTATCTCAACGAAATTCCAGGTTTGGAAAATCCGACCAGCGAGAACATCGCTGTTTGGATCTGGGAACGGTTGAAGCCGGGACTCCCGCTGCTGACTGAAATAGTCGTCGCCGAAACGTGCGTGTCGCGGTGTGTCTATCGAGGTGAATGA
- a CDS encoding RNA-binding S4 domain-containing protein: MLTQAAVRVDKWLWAVRLYKSRSLASEACNAGHVKIGGNRVKPSRDVRAGEVITALTGRVQRTVRVIGTLDQRVGAKYVSRFLEDLTPPEAYAAARNEAREAFIHFPRGFGRPTRKQRNQLARLFDG; encoded by the coding sequence ATGCTAACTCAGGCAGCTGTCCGTGTGGACAAGTGGCTTTGGGCGGTGCGGCTTTACAAGAGTCGTTCGCTGGCCTCCGAAGCCTGCAATGCCGGACATGTGAAGATCGGCGGGAACCGTGTGAAACCCTCGCGTGACGTTCGCGCGGGCGAGGTCATCACTGCGCTGACGGGTCGCGTTCAACGGACCGTGAGAGTGATCGGCACCCTTGATCAGCGCGTGGGCGCAAAATATGTAAGCCGGTTCCTTGAAGACCTCACCCCGCCTGAAGCATACGCGGCGGCGCGTAATGAAGCGCGTGAGGCGTTTATACATTTTCCCCGAGGATTCGGCCGCCCAACCAGGAAACAGCGGAACCAGTTGGCGCGTTTATTTGACGGTTGA
- a CDS encoding MarR family transcriptional regulator, which translates to MKSLSPIQQKFVLHWGEMGTRWGINRTVAQIHALLFISPKPLNAEEISTSLGVARSNVSTSLRELQGWGIVKLVHVLGDKRDHFESMKHVWEMFRVVLDERKKREIDPTILMLRECVAGAEKDRETDEYTEQKLGELAEFFETTSAWYAQIRQWPTGALTRFVKMGDKIRKLLGIGGD; encoded by the coding sequence ATGAAATCACTCTCGCCCATTCAGCAGAAATTTGTGCTTCACTGGGGCGAGATGGGCACGCGCTGGGGCATCAATCGAACGGTTGCCCAGATTCACGCACTGCTGTTCATCTCGCCGAAACCGCTCAACGCGGAGGAAATCTCAACCTCGCTGGGTGTGGCGCGTTCCAACGTCAGCACGAGCCTGAGGGAACTGCAAGGGTGGGGGATTGTGAAACTCGTTCACGTCCTTGGCGACAAGCGGGACCATTTCGAGTCCATGAAACACGTGTGGGAAATGTTCCGCGTCGTGCTTGATGAACGGAAGAAACGCGAGATTGATCCCACCATCCTGATGCTCCGCGAATGCGTGGCCGGGGCGGAAAAGGACAGGGAGACGGATGAATACACCGAGCAAAAGCTGGGCGAGCTGGCGGAGTTTTTCGAGACGACGAGCGCATGGTACGCCCAGATCCGCCAGTGGCCAACCGGCGCGCTGACGCGCTTCGTCAAGATGGGCGACAAAATTCGAAAGCTGTTGGGGATCGGCGGTGACTGA
- a CDS encoding DedA family protein, protein MLQKLIQWYMGSLDAGGYPLIALLMAVESSVVPLPSELVIPPAAHLAYTKGNLSIMGIIVAGTIGSWLGATAMYWAARVAGRPLVLRYGKLLLITPQKVEGAERWAARFGSMGIFISRLLPVVRHLIGIPAGIVRMDYRLFSLFTLLGSALWCAVLCWVGVKAGQDEALMKGELHRVSLWIGGALLVLGGIYYFFVHRHMKKRRGHS, encoded by the coding sequence ATGCTCCAGAAACTGATCCAGTGGTACATGGGCTCACTCGATGCGGGCGGTTATCCTCTCATCGCGCTGCTGATGGCCGTCGAAAGCTCGGTCGTTCCGCTGCCGAGCGAACTGGTGATCCCGCCCGCAGCCCACCTCGCCTACACAAAAGGCAATTTGAGCATCATGGGCATCATCGTTGCCGGCACCATCGGCTCGTGGCTCGGCGCGACCGCCATGTATTGGGCCGCCCGCGTCGCGGGCCGGCCGCTGGTTTTGCGTTACGGGAAACTCCTCCTCATCACACCCCAAAAAGTGGAAGGGGCGGAGCGATGGGCGGCCCGGTTTGGTTCGATGGGCATCTTCATCTCCCGGCTGCTGCCCGTCGTTCGACATCTCATTGGCATTCCCGCCGGCATTGTGCGCATGGATTACAGACTTTTTTCGCTCTTTACGCTGCTTGGTTCCGCCCTGTGGTGCGCGGTGCTTTGCTGGGTCGGCGTGAAAGCCGGACAGGATGAAGCGCTGATGAAAGGAGAACTACACCGCGTCTCGTTGTGGATCGGCGGCGCGTTGCTCGTCCTCGGAGGCATCTATTACTTTTTCGTGCACCGTCACATGAAAAAACGCCGCGGTCATTCGTGA
- a CDS encoding TIGR01777 family oxidoreductase, whose translation MNTARVILAGGGGFLGQILSAHFLARGREVVVLSRAPKARGDGVREVNWDGETVGEWARFLDGSDSVINLAGRTVNCRYHARNRRLILDSRVNSTRVVGEAIARAAKPPRVWLNSSTATIYRHTFGPAWDETGEIGGTPESKDEFSVEVACAWEKTFNSAKTPATRKVALRTAMVLGHGKNSVFPMLRRLARVGLGGKMGNGRQFVSWIHEGDFCRAIDWLLEHGDVSGVVNLAAPNPVTNAEMMRAFRDVCGISIGLPASRWMLEVGAFFLRTEPELIIKSRRLISGRLIAAGFEFRFPRLKDALIALESQNTREQWTPLK comes from the coding sequence ATGAACACTGCGCGCGTCATTCTCGCAGGCGGCGGCGGTTTTCTCGGGCAGATATTGTCGGCGCATTTCCTGGCGCGGGGCCGCGAAGTCGTGGTCCTGTCGCGCGCGCCGAAAGCACGCGGCGATGGCGTTCGTGAGGTCAATTGGGACGGCGAGACGGTGGGTGAATGGGCCCGGTTCCTGGACGGCTCGGACTCGGTCATCAATCTCGCGGGCCGCACCGTCAACTGCCGCTATCACGCGCGCAATCGCCGGCTGATTCTGGACTCGCGTGTGAATTCGACGCGAGTGGTTGGGGAAGCCATTGCCCGCGCCGCAAAACCGCCCCGCGTGTGGCTCAATTCCAGCACGGCCACGATTTACAGGCATACGTTCGGTCCAGCGTGGGATGAGACCGGGGAGATCGGCGGCACGCCCGAATCGAAAGATGAATTCTCTGTAGAAGTGGCGTGCGCCTGGGAGAAAACTTTCAACAGTGCCAAGACGCCGGCTACACGCAAAGTGGCTTTGCGCACGGCGATGGTTCTGGGCCACGGCAAGAACAGCGTGTTTCCCATGCTGCGCCGTCTCGCGCGGGTCGGTCTCGGCGGCAAGATGGGGAACGGCAGACAATTCGTCTCCTGGATCCATGAGGGAGATTTCTGCCGGGCGATTGACTGGCTGCTGGAACACGGGGACGTGAGCGGCGTCGTGAATCTGGCGGCGCCCAATCCGGTCACCAATGCCGAAATGATGCGCGCGTTCCGCGACGTGTGTGGAATATCGATCGGTTTGCCGGCCAGCCGCTGGATGCTGGAAGTGGGCGCGTTTTTCCTGCGAACGGAGCCGGAATTGATCATCAAGAGCCGGCGCCTCATTTCCGGCAGGCTGATTGCGGCGGGTTTTGAGTTTCGATTCCCGCGACTCAAAGACGCCCTGATCGCCCTCGAGAGCCAGAATACCCGGGAGCAATGGACACCGCTGAAATAA
- a CDS encoding acyl-CoA reductase has protein sequence MNGANPPGYFLADLPSEAALNATTISEACAALKRNRDRYLAGRPTDGLIAVLAGLAESWLDAENPFRRRALESGTNATGFSAATLASGLDALFRQLTADNLSALLQQELGHVHRLDRFVATAGEHKTQRTALATGPRLLVHVTSGNLPAPALMSIVSGLLVRSAQFVKCASGAALLPRLFAHSLYETEPKLGACIEIAEWKGGRLDLETALLAEADCVTATGSDETLAEIRRQVPPHVRFLGYGHRVSFGFVAQEVLTGRGAKTIAAAAAADVAAWDQLGCLSPHLFYIEPGGAVSPELFAEMLAVELAKRETNQPRGEITPVESAAIAARRALYEVRAAASEDTRQWQSQESTAWTVIHEADPRFQMSCLNRFVYIKPAANLSEALRAAELVRGKVSTVGLAATEPKAGQLATELARWGVTRICPVGQMQNPPLTWRHDGRPGLGDLVTWTDWEQ, from the coding sequence ATGAACGGCGCGAATCCACCGGGCTACTTTCTGGCCGATCTGCCTTCGGAAGCCGCCTTGAATGCGACGACCATCTCCGAGGCATGCGCCGCGCTGAAACGAAACCGCGACCGGTATCTGGCGGGCCGCCCGACCGATGGACTCATCGCCGTGCTCGCCGGTCTGGCAGAAAGCTGGCTCGATGCGGAAAACCCGTTCCGCCGCCGCGCCCTCGAGTCCGGCACGAACGCCACCGGATTTTCCGCCGCCACGCTGGCGTCGGGACTGGACGCACTTTTCAGGCAGTTGACCGCTGACAATCTGAGCGCCCTGTTGCAACAGGAACTCGGCCATGTTCATCGGCTGGACCGATTCGTCGCGACCGCCGGCGAGCACAAGACCCAGCGCACCGCGCTCGCGACCGGGCCGCGGCTGCTGGTCCATGTCACCAGCGGCAATTTGCCGGCTCCCGCGCTGATGAGCATCGTGTCGGGTCTCCTCGTTCGCTCCGCGCAATTCGTAAAGTGCGCGTCCGGCGCGGCGCTGCTGCCGCGCCTGTTCGCTCATTCGCTCTACGAAACCGAGCCCAAGCTCGGCGCGTGCATCGAGATCGCGGAATGGAAGGGCGGACGGCTCGATTTGGAAACGGCGTTGCTGGCGGAAGCGGACTGCGTCACCGCCACCGGCAGCGACGAAACGCTGGCTGAGATTCGCCGGCAGGTACCCCCGCATGTTCGATTCCTCGGCTACGGCCATCGGGTCAGCTTTGGATTCGTGGCGCAGGAAGTCCTGACCGGCCGCGGCGCGAAAACAATCGCCGCCGCGGCCGCGGCCGACGTCGCGGCCTGGGACCAGCTCGGCTGCCTGTCGCCCCACTTGTTTTATATCGAGCCCGGCGGGGCGGTTTCGCCCGAACTGTTTGCCGAAATGCTGGCGGTGGAACTGGCGAAGCGCGAAACCAACCAGCCGCGAGGCGAAATCACGCCCGTGGAGTCCGCCGCCATCGCCGCGCGCCGCGCGCTGTATGAAGTGCGCGCCGCGGCATCGGAGGACACGCGTCAGTGGCAGAGCCAGGAGTCCACCGCGTGGACCGTCATCCACGAAGCGGACCCGCGCTTCCAGATGTCCTGCCTGAACCGGTTCGTTTACATCAAACCCGCGGCCAACCTGAGCGAGGCGTTGCGCGCCGCCGAACTCGTGCGCGGAAAGGTTTCAACGGTGGGACTGGCCGCGACGGAACCAAAGGCCGGGCAACTGGCAACCGAACTGGCCCGCTGGGGGGTGACGCGCATCTGTCCCGTCGGCCAGATGCAAAACCCGCCCCTTACCTGGCGGCACGACGGCCGGCCGGGCCTGGGCGACCTCGTGACCTGGACGGATTGGGAACAATGA